In one window of Drosophila mauritiana strain mau12 chromosome X, ASM438214v1, whole genome shotgun sequence DNA:
- the LOC117146381 gene encoding furin-like protease 2 isoform X3 gives MSNTTRSSRVTIGRIGTTPQITDPWSSGLEKQRPSRCGGPKSLAEPTYRKIGRRKMMLHMRVHDPGTTATQRANETATAKLNRIYLCTFNRMAQSCIYFVLFLVILSPNTSCALRSSAGETQNYAGILSNGSASTTYDVSSLHSSRRTNPPTSSSNANDDVDYRNDRELHKVDLGGERAGQAETISGGKYDYNYENTHTNASAKDEIVEQLERQSNSLDFDGVDMFGAFSIPEEAIYTNEFAVNIPAGKQMADVIATKHGFINRGQIGSLDNYYLFQHHHVSKRSLRSSRKHQGALKSENEVKWMQQQHEKVRRKRDGPYQDLPTYKSISLASHSQRMEYRDVSSHFIFPDPLFKEQWYLVSKNGGAKDGLDMNVGPAWQKGYTGKGVVVSILDDGIQTNHPDLAQNYDPEASFDINGNDSDPTPQDNGDNKHGTRCAGEVAAVAFNNYCGVGVAYNASIGGVRMLDGKVNDVVEAQALSLNPSHIDIYSASWGPEDDGSTVDGPGPLARRAFIYGVTSGRQGKGSIFVWASGNGGRYTDSCNCDGYTNSIFTLSISSATQAGFKPWYLEECSSTLATTYSSGTPGHDKSVATVDMDGSLRPDHICTVEHTGTSASAPLAAGICALALEANPELTWRDMQYLVVYTSRPAPLEKENGWTLNGVKRKYSHKFGYGLMDAGAMVSLAEQWTSVPPQHICKSRENNEDRKIDGAYGNTLATHMDVNGCAGTINEVRYLEHVQCRITLRFFPRGNLRILLTSPMGTTSTLLFERPRDIVKSNFDDWPFLSVHFWGEKAEGRWTLQVINGGRRRVNQPGILSKWQLIFYGTSTQPMRLKSELLNSSPQLRSPSSSNPFLFPSASNIGQPANEGGNFNTDSFASYLNYQNIFSSAGSDPEPATATLDGQNVTAAIAGGSSAESLGFTASAAQLVAAPETRDGDKKILHSCDAECDSSGCYGRGPTQCVACSHYRLDNTCVSRCPPRSFPNQVGICWPCHDTCETCAGAGPDSCLTCAPAHLHVIDLAVCLQFCPDGYFENSRNRTCVPCEPNCASCQDHPEYCTSCDHHLVMHEHKCYSACPLDTYETEDNKCAFCHSTCATCNGPTDQDCITCRSSRYAWQNKCLISCPDGFYADKKRLECMPCQEGCKTCTSNGVCSECLQNWTLNKRDKCIVSGSEGCSESEFFSQDEGQCRPCHASCGSCNGPADTSCTSCPPNRLLEQSRCVSGCREGFFMEAGSLCSPCLHTCSQCVSRTNCSNCSKGLELQNGECRTTCADGYYSDRGICAKCYLSCHTCSGPRRNQCVQCPAGWQLAAGECHPECPEGFYKSDFGCQKCHHYCKTCNDAGPLACTSCPPHSMLDGGLCMECLSSQYYDTTSATCKTCHDSCRSCFGPGQFSCKGCVPPLHLDQLNGQCVSCCQNQTLAEKTSSAACCNCDGETGECKAASTGGKRRTVVGSGSAYKSSESKHGSFENDGNAREFVLRLDSPLTAITAIAVAICLLIITIFSIIFAVLQRNSNHVSRNSVRYRKIANTSSCRRKNLSAKPASDARFIFNIGEDDDTDGDNSDDELDGNVGTDISNRIVYDRKGNDHGHEFYIESTNDIDAIEFHCNGAGAQKAETQPQRCNANGDNDDDRHHPSSSTSRTNIRS, from the exons ATGTCAAATACGACGAGGTCCAGCCGAGTTACCATCGGTAGAATTGGAACCACGCCACAGATCACAGATCCATGGTCGTCCGGCTTGGAGAAGCAGCGACCTTCCCGCTGTGGAGGCCCCAAATCTCTCGCAGAGCCAACGTACCGAAAGATCGGACGGCGAAAGATGATGCTCCATATGCGAGTCCATGACCCTGGAACGACTGCAACACAAAGAGCAAATGAAACGGCAACGGCAAAACTCAATAGAATCTATTTATGTACATTTAACCGAATGGCACAGAGctgtatatattttgtattatttttagtaATCCTAAGCCCAAATACTAGTTGTGCTCTACGGAGTAGTGCGGGTGAGACTCAGAATTATGCCGGAATACTCAGCAACGGTAGTGCGTCGACCACATATGATGTGTCGTCACTGCACAGCAGTAGAAGAACAAATCCCCCAACATCATCATCCAATGCCAATGATGATGTTGATTATCGTAATGATAGAGAGCTCCACAAGGTCGACCTGGGAGGTGAAAGAGCGGGTCAAGCTGAGACCATTAGCGGCGGCAAATACGATTATAACTATGAAAATACTCACACAAATGCCAGTGCGAAAGATGAAATTGTTGAGCAGCTTGAACGGCAGTCAAATAGCCTCGACTTCGACGGGGTCGATATGTTTGGCGCCTTCAGCATTCCGGAGGAGGCGATATACACAAATGAGTTCGCCGTCAACATTCCAGCTGGCAAGCAAATGGCAGATGTTATAGCTACCAAACATGGATTTATCAATAGAGGACAG ATTGGATCGCTGGACAACTACTATCTGTTTCAGCATCACCATGTATCGAAGCGTTCGCTGCGCTCCAGTCGCAAGCATCAGGGCGCCCTTAAATCAGAGAACGAG GTGAAAtggatgcagcagcagcacgagAAGGTGCGCCGAAAGAGGGACGGCCCGTACCAGGACTTACCCACCTACA AGTCGATTTCGTTAGCCTCGCACTCACAGCGCATGGAGTACCGGGATGTCAGCTCGCATTTCATCTTTCCGGATCCGTTGTTTAAGGAACAGTGGTATCTGGTGAGTAAA AATGGCGGCGCCAAGGATGGCTTGGACATGAATGTGGGTCCCGCCTGGCAAAAGGGCTACACCGGCAAGGGCGTGGTCGTGTCCATTCTGGACGATGGCATTCAGACAAACCATCCCGATTTGGCCCAAAACTAT GATCCCGAGGCCTCTTTCGATATAAATGGCAACGATTCGGATCCAACGCCCCAGGACAATGGTGACAACAAGCACGGAACCAGATGTGCCGGCGAAGTGGCCGCGGTGGCTTTCAACAATTATTGCGGAGTGGGAGTGGCCTACAATGCCAGCATTGGTG GAGTACGAATGCTGGACGGAAAGGTCAACGATGTGGTTGAGGCCCAGGCATTGAGTCTTAATCCGTCGCACATCGATATATACAGCGCTTCCTGGGGACCGGAGGATGATGGCTCCACTGTCGATGGTCCTGGTCCGTTGGCCCGCCGAGCCTTCATCTACGGAGTGACCAGCGGTCGGCAGGGCAAGGGCTCGATTTTCGTTTGGGCCTCTGGCAACGGTGGACGCTACACTGACTCCTGCAACTGCGATGGCTACACCAATTCGATCTTCACCCTTTCCATTTCGAGTGCCACTCAAGCCGG CTTCAAGCCCTGGTACCTGGAGGAGTGCTCCTCCACGCTGGCTACCACCTACAGCTCCGGAACGCCGGGACATGACAAGAGCGTCGCCACCGTCGACATGGACGGCAGCCTGAGACCCGATCATATCTGTACGGTGGAACATACGGGCACCTCGGCATCGGCACCACTGGCAGCCGGCATTTGCGCCCTGGCGCTAGAGGCCAATCCGGAATTGACTTGGCGCGACATGCAATACTTGGTGGTGTACACATCAAGACCGGCGCCACTGGAGAAGGAGAACGGATGGACGCTGAACGGTGTGAAGCGAAAGTACAGCCACAAGTTTGGGTACGGTTTAATGGATGCTGGAGCAATGGTGTCGCTGGCGGAGCAGTGGACATCGGTGCCGCCGCAGCACATCTGCAAGTCGCGGGAAAATAATGAGGATCGCAAGATAGATGGTGCGTACGGTAACACTTTGGCCACGCATATGGATGTCAATGGGTGTGCGGGCACGATCAATGAAGTGCGATACCTAGAGCATGTCCAATGTCGCATTACCCTACGGTTTTTCCCGCGAGGAAATCTGCGCATACTGCTCACCTCGCCGATGGGCACCACCAGTACCCTGTTGTTTGAGAGGCCGCGCGACATCGTCAAGTCCAACTTTGATGACTGGCCCTTCCTGAGCGTTCACTTTTGGGGCGAGAAGGCGGAGGGTCGCTGGACCCTGCAGGTGATCAACGGCGGACGGCGGCGCGTCAATCAGCCGGGCATCCTGTCCAAGTGGCAGCTGATATTCTATGGCACTTCCACTCAGCCCATGCGGCTCAAGTCCGAGCTGCTGAACAGCAGTCCCCAGCTGCGCAGCCCTAGCAGCTCCAATCCGTTCCTCTTCCCATCGGCCTCGAACATTGGCCAGCCCGCCAACGAGGGTGGAAACTTCAATACGGATAGCTTTGCCAGTTACCTCAACTATCAGAACATCTTTAGCAGCGCTGGCTCCGATCCGGAACCGGCAACAGCTACACTCGACGGTCAGAATGTGACCGCAGCGATTGCTGGCGGCTCGTCCGCTGAATCGCTTGGATTTACCGCCTCTGCTGCTCAACTGGTAGCGGCGCCCGAAACGAGGGACGGCGACAAGAAGATCCTGCACTCCTGCGATGCCGAGTGCGACTCCTCCGGCTGCTATGGCCGTGGACCCACACAGTGCGTTGCCTGCAGTCACTACCGCTTGGACAA TACTTGTGTGAGTCGCTGCCCACCGCGTTCCTTTCCCAACCAGGTTGGAATCTGCTGGCCCTGCCACGACACCTGCGAAACGTGCGCCGGTGCCGGACCCGACAGCTGCCTCACATGTGCTCCGGCCCACCTGCACGTCATCGATCTCGCCGTCTGCCTGCAATTCTGCCCGGACGGATATTTTGAAA ACAGCAGGAATAGAACGTGCGTTCCCTGCGAGCCCAACTGTGCCTCATGCCAGGACCATCCCGAGTACTGCACTAGCTGTGATCACCACTTGGTCATGCATGAGCACAAATGCTACTCGGCCTGTCCCTTGGATACGTACGAAACGGAGGATAACAA ATGTGCCTTCTGCCACTCGACTTGCGCCACCTGCAATGGCCCCACGGACCAGGACTGCATCACGTGCCGCTCGAGTCGATATGCCTGGCAAAACAAATGCCTTATTAGCTGTCCGGACGGATTCTATGCCGACAAAAAACGTCTGGAGTGCATGCCCTGCCAGGAGGGATGTAAGACCTGCACCAGCAACGGAGTTTGCTCCGAGTGCCTTCAAAACTGGACGCTGAACAAGCGGGACAAGTGCATCGTGAGCGGCAGCGAAGGCTGCAGTGAAT CTGAGTTCTTCAGCCAGGATGAGGGACAGTGCCGCCCGTGCCACGCATCCTGCGGCAGCTGCAACGGACCAGCGGATACCAGCTGCACGTCCTGCCCGCCGAATCGCCTGCTGGAACAGAGTCGCTGTGTTAGCGGCTGTCGCGAGGGCTTCTTCATGGAAGCGGGCTCCCTATGCTCACCATGTCTGCACACGTGCAGCCAGTGCGTCTCGCGGACGAACTGCAGCAACTGCTCCAAGGGTCTGGAGCTGCAGAATGGCGAATGTCGCACCACCTGTGCCGATGG TTACTACAGCGATCGTGGCATTTGCGCCAAGTGCTATCTCAGCTGTCACACCTGCAGCGGACCGAGGCGCAACCAGTGCGTCCAGTGCCCGGCTGGATGGCAACTGGCCGCCGGCGAATGCCATCCCGAGTGCCCCGAGGGCTTCTACAAGTCGGACTTTGGATGCCAGAAGTGTCACCATTACTGCAAGACGTGCAATG ATGCTGGACCATTGGCCTGCACGTCGTGTCCGCCACACTCGATGCTCGATGGCGGTCTGTGCATGGAGTGCCTGAGCTCACAATATTACGATACGACGTCGGCCACATGCAAAACGTGCCACGATTCGTGCCGCTCCTGCTTCGGACCCGGCCAGTTCTCGTGCAAGGGCTGTGTGCCGCCGCTCCACCTGGACCAGCTGAACGGCCAGTGTGTGTCCTGTTGTCAGAATCAAACGTTGGCCGAAAAGACTTCGTCAGCGGCGTGCTGCAATTGCGATGGCGAAACCG GCGAGTGCAAGGCTGCCTCGACGGGTGGCAAGCGGCGCACGGTTGTGGGCAGCGGTAGTGCGTACAAAAGCAGCGAATCCAAGCACGGATCCTTCGAGAACGACGGCAATGCCAGGGAGTTCGTCCTGCGACTGGACTCCCCGCTGACGGCAATCACAGCCATAGCTGTGGCCATATGCCTGCTGATCATAACCATATTCTCCATCATCTTTGCTGTTTTACAG CGCAATAGCAACCATGTATCCAGGAATTCAGTGCGATATAGGAAAATAGCGAACACGTCGTCGTGCAGGCGAAAGAACTTGTCCGCCAAGCCCGCCAGCGATGCAAGATTCATTTTTAACATTGGCGAGGACGACGATACAGATGGTGATAATTCCGATGACGAGTTGGACGGCAACGTGGGCACAGATATAAGCAACAGGATCGTCTACGACCGCAAGGGCAATGATCATGGACACGAATTTTACATTGAGAGTACAAATGATATTGATGCGATCGAGTTTCACTGCAATGGAGCCGGAGCCCAGAAAGCGGAGACCCAACCACAAAGGTGCAATGCGAACGgagataatgatgatgatagGCATCATCCGTCATCAAGCACAAGCCGTACAAACATCCGTAGCTGA
- the LOC117146381 gene encoding furin-like protease 2 isoform X4 encodes MSNTTRSSRVTIGRIGTTPQITDPWSSGLEKQRPSRCGGPKSLAEPTYRKIGRRKMMLHMRVHDPGTTATQRANETATAKLNRIYLCTFNRMAQSCIYFVLFLVILSPNTSCALRSSAGETQNYAGILSNGSASTTYDVSSLHSSRRTNPPTSSSNANDDVDYRNDRELHKVDLGGERAGQAETISGGKYDYNYENTHTNASAKDEIVEQLERQSNSLDFDGVDMFGAFSIPEEAIYTNEFAVNIPAGKQMADVIATKHGFINRGQIGSLDNYYLFQHHHVSKRSLRSSRKHQGALKSENEVKWMQQQHEKVRRKRDGPYQDLPTYKSISLASHSQRMEYRDVSSHFIFPDPLFKEQWYLNGGAKDGLDMNVGPAWQKGYTGKGVVVSILDDGIQTNHPDLAQNYDPEASFDINGNDSDPTPQDNGDNKHGTRCAGEVAAVAFNNYCGVGVAYNASIGGVRMLDGKVNDVVEAQALSLNPSHIDIYSASWGPEDDGSTVDGPGPLARRAFIYGVTSGRQGKGSIFVWASGNGGRYTDSCNCDGYTNSIFTLSISSATQAGFKPWYLEECSSTLATTYSSGTPGHDKSVATVDMDGSLRPDHICTVEHTGTSASAPLAAGICALALEANPELTWRDMQYLVVYTSRPAPLEKENGWTLNGVKRKYSHKFGYGLMDAGAMVSLAEQWTSVPPQHICKSRENNEDRKIDGAYGNTLATHMDVNGCAGTINEVRYLEHVQCRITLRFFPRGNLRILLTSPMGTTSTLLFERPRDIVKSNFDDWPFLSVHFWGEKAEGRWTLQVINGGRRRVNQPGILSKWQLIFYGTSTQPMRLKSELLNSSPQLRSPSSSNPFLFPSASNIGQPANEGGNFNTDSFASYLNYQNIFSSAGSDPEPATATLDGQNVTAAIAGGSSAESLGFTASAAQLVAAPETRDGDKKILHSCDAECDSSGCYGRGPTQCVACSHYRLDNTCVSRCPPRSFPNQVGICWPCHDTCETCAGAGPDSCLTCAPAHLHVIDLAVCLQFCPDGYFENSRNRTCVPCEPNCASCQDHPEYCTSCDHHLVMHEHKCYSACPLDTYETEDNKCAFCHSTCATCNGPTDQDCITCRSSRYAWQNKCLISCPDGFYADKKRLECMPCQEGCKTCTSNGVCSECLQNWTLNKRDKCIVSGSEGCSESEFFSQDEGQCRPCHASCGSCNGPADTSCTSCPPNRLLEQSRCVSGCREGFFMEAGSLCSPCLHTCSQCVSRTNCSNCSKGLELQNGECRTTCADGYYSDRGICAKCYLSCHTCSGPRRNQCVQCPAGWQLAAGECHPECPEGFYKSDFGCQKCHHYCKTCNDAGPLACTSCPPHSMLDGGLCMECLSSQYYDTTSATCKTCHDSCRSCFGPGQFSCKGCVPPLHLDQLNGQCVSCCQNQTLAEKTSSAACCNCDGETGECKAASTGGKRRTVVGSGSAYKSSESKHGSFENDGNAREFVLRLDSPLTAITAIAVAICLLIITIFSIIFAVLQRNSNHVSRNSVRYRKIANTSSCRRKNLSAKPASDARFIFNIGEDDDTDGDNSDDELDGNVGTDISNRIVYDRKGNDHGHEFYIESTNDIDAIEFHCNGAGAQKAETQPQRCNANGDNDDDRHHPSSSTSRTNIRS; translated from the exons ATGTCAAATACGACGAGGTCCAGCCGAGTTACCATCGGTAGAATTGGAACCACGCCACAGATCACAGATCCATGGTCGTCCGGCTTGGAGAAGCAGCGACCTTCCCGCTGTGGAGGCCCCAAATCTCTCGCAGAGCCAACGTACCGAAAGATCGGACGGCGAAAGATGATGCTCCATATGCGAGTCCATGACCCTGGAACGACTGCAACACAAAGAGCAAATGAAACGGCAACGGCAAAACTCAATAGAATCTATTTATGTACATTTAACCGAATGGCACAGAGctgtatatattttgtattatttttagtaATCCTAAGCCCAAATACTAGTTGTGCTCTACGGAGTAGTGCGGGTGAGACTCAGAATTATGCCGGAATACTCAGCAACGGTAGTGCGTCGACCACATATGATGTGTCGTCACTGCACAGCAGTAGAAGAACAAATCCCCCAACATCATCATCCAATGCCAATGATGATGTTGATTATCGTAATGATAGAGAGCTCCACAAGGTCGACCTGGGAGGTGAAAGAGCGGGTCAAGCTGAGACCATTAGCGGCGGCAAATACGATTATAACTATGAAAATACTCACACAAATGCCAGTGCGAAAGATGAAATTGTTGAGCAGCTTGAACGGCAGTCAAATAGCCTCGACTTCGACGGGGTCGATATGTTTGGCGCCTTCAGCATTCCGGAGGAGGCGATATACACAAATGAGTTCGCCGTCAACATTCCAGCTGGCAAGCAAATGGCAGATGTTATAGCTACCAAACATGGATTTATCAATAGAGGACAG ATTGGATCGCTGGACAACTACTATCTGTTTCAGCATCACCATGTATCGAAGCGTTCGCTGCGCTCCAGTCGCAAGCATCAGGGCGCCCTTAAATCAGAGAACGAG GTGAAAtggatgcagcagcagcacgagAAGGTGCGCCGAAAGAGGGACGGCCCGTACCAGGACTTACCCACCTACA AGTCGATTTCGTTAGCCTCGCACTCACAGCGCATGGAGTACCGGGATGTCAGCTCGCATTTCATCTTTCCGGATCCGTTGTTTAAGGAACAGTGGTATCTG AATGGCGGCGCCAAGGATGGCTTGGACATGAATGTGGGTCCCGCCTGGCAAAAGGGCTACACCGGCAAGGGCGTGGTCGTGTCCATTCTGGACGATGGCATTCAGACAAACCATCCCGATTTGGCCCAAAACTAT GATCCCGAGGCCTCTTTCGATATAAATGGCAACGATTCGGATCCAACGCCCCAGGACAATGGTGACAACAAGCACGGAACCAGATGTGCCGGCGAAGTGGCCGCGGTGGCTTTCAACAATTATTGCGGAGTGGGAGTGGCCTACAATGCCAGCATTGGTG GAGTACGAATGCTGGACGGAAAGGTCAACGATGTGGTTGAGGCCCAGGCATTGAGTCTTAATCCGTCGCACATCGATATATACAGCGCTTCCTGGGGACCGGAGGATGATGGCTCCACTGTCGATGGTCCTGGTCCGTTGGCCCGCCGAGCCTTCATCTACGGAGTGACCAGCGGTCGGCAGGGCAAGGGCTCGATTTTCGTTTGGGCCTCTGGCAACGGTGGACGCTACACTGACTCCTGCAACTGCGATGGCTACACCAATTCGATCTTCACCCTTTCCATTTCGAGTGCCACTCAAGCCGG CTTCAAGCCCTGGTACCTGGAGGAGTGCTCCTCCACGCTGGCTACCACCTACAGCTCCGGAACGCCGGGACATGACAAGAGCGTCGCCACCGTCGACATGGACGGCAGCCTGAGACCCGATCATATCTGTACGGTGGAACATACGGGCACCTCGGCATCGGCACCACTGGCAGCCGGCATTTGCGCCCTGGCGCTAGAGGCCAATCCGGAATTGACTTGGCGCGACATGCAATACTTGGTGGTGTACACATCAAGACCGGCGCCACTGGAGAAGGAGAACGGATGGACGCTGAACGGTGTGAAGCGAAAGTACAGCCACAAGTTTGGGTACGGTTTAATGGATGCTGGAGCAATGGTGTCGCTGGCGGAGCAGTGGACATCGGTGCCGCCGCAGCACATCTGCAAGTCGCGGGAAAATAATGAGGATCGCAAGATAGATGGTGCGTACGGTAACACTTTGGCCACGCATATGGATGTCAATGGGTGTGCGGGCACGATCAATGAAGTGCGATACCTAGAGCATGTCCAATGTCGCATTACCCTACGGTTTTTCCCGCGAGGAAATCTGCGCATACTGCTCACCTCGCCGATGGGCACCACCAGTACCCTGTTGTTTGAGAGGCCGCGCGACATCGTCAAGTCCAACTTTGATGACTGGCCCTTCCTGAGCGTTCACTTTTGGGGCGAGAAGGCGGAGGGTCGCTGGACCCTGCAGGTGATCAACGGCGGACGGCGGCGCGTCAATCAGCCGGGCATCCTGTCCAAGTGGCAGCTGATATTCTATGGCACTTCCACTCAGCCCATGCGGCTCAAGTCCGAGCTGCTGAACAGCAGTCCCCAGCTGCGCAGCCCTAGCAGCTCCAATCCGTTCCTCTTCCCATCGGCCTCGAACATTGGCCAGCCCGCCAACGAGGGTGGAAACTTCAATACGGATAGCTTTGCCAGTTACCTCAACTATCAGAACATCTTTAGCAGCGCTGGCTCCGATCCGGAACCGGCAACAGCTACACTCGACGGTCAGAATGTGACCGCAGCGATTGCTGGCGGCTCGTCCGCTGAATCGCTTGGATTTACCGCCTCTGCTGCTCAACTGGTAGCGGCGCCCGAAACGAGGGACGGCGACAAGAAGATCCTGCACTCCTGCGATGCCGAGTGCGACTCCTCCGGCTGCTATGGCCGTGGACCCACACAGTGCGTTGCCTGCAGTCACTACCGCTTGGACAA TACTTGTGTGAGTCGCTGCCCACCGCGTTCCTTTCCCAACCAGGTTGGAATCTGCTGGCCCTGCCACGACACCTGCGAAACGTGCGCCGGTGCCGGACCCGACAGCTGCCTCACATGTGCTCCGGCCCACCTGCACGTCATCGATCTCGCCGTCTGCCTGCAATTCTGCCCGGACGGATATTTTGAAA ACAGCAGGAATAGAACGTGCGTTCCCTGCGAGCCCAACTGTGCCTCATGCCAGGACCATCCCGAGTACTGCACTAGCTGTGATCACCACTTGGTCATGCATGAGCACAAATGCTACTCGGCCTGTCCCTTGGATACGTACGAAACGGAGGATAACAA ATGTGCCTTCTGCCACTCGACTTGCGCCACCTGCAATGGCCCCACGGACCAGGACTGCATCACGTGCCGCTCGAGTCGATATGCCTGGCAAAACAAATGCCTTATTAGCTGTCCGGACGGATTCTATGCCGACAAAAAACGTCTGGAGTGCATGCCCTGCCAGGAGGGATGTAAGACCTGCACCAGCAACGGAGTTTGCTCCGAGTGCCTTCAAAACTGGACGCTGAACAAGCGGGACAAGTGCATCGTGAGCGGCAGCGAAGGCTGCAGTGAAT CTGAGTTCTTCAGCCAGGATGAGGGACAGTGCCGCCCGTGCCACGCATCCTGCGGCAGCTGCAACGGACCAGCGGATACCAGCTGCACGTCCTGCCCGCCGAATCGCCTGCTGGAACAGAGTCGCTGTGTTAGCGGCTGTCGCGAGGGCTTCTTCATGGAAGCGGGCTCCCTATGCTCACCATGTCTGCACACGTGCAGCCAGTGCGTCTCGCGGACGAACTGCAGCAACTGCTCCAAGGGTCTGGAGCTGCAGAATGGCGAATGTCGCACCACCTGTGCCGATGG TTACTACAGCGATCGTGGCATTTGCGCCAAGTGCTATCTCAGCTGTCACACCTGCAGCGGACCGAGGCGCAACCAGTGCGTCCAGTGCCCGGCTGGATGGCAACTGGCCGCCGGCGAATGCCATCCCGAGTGCCCCGAGGGCTTCTACAAGTCGGACTTTGGATGCCAGAAGTGTCACCATTACTGCAAGACGTGCAATG ATGCTGGACCATTGGCCTGCACGTCGTGTCCGCCACACTCGATGCTCGATGGCGGTCTGTGCATGGAGTGCCTGAGCTCACAATATTACGATACGACGTCGGCCACATGCAAAACGTGCCACGATTCGTGCCGCTCCTGCTTCGGACCCGGCCAGTTCTCGTGCAAGGGCTGTGTGCCGCCGCTCCACCTGGACCAGCTGAACGGCCAGTGTGTGTCCTGTTGTCAGAATCAAACGTTGGCCGAAAAGACTTCGTCAGCGGCGTGCTGCAATTGCGATGGCGAAACCG GCGAGTGCAAGGCTGCCTCGACGGGTGGCAAGCGGCGCACGGTTGTGGGCAGCGGTAGTGCGTACAAAAGCAGCGAATCCAAGCACGGATCCTTCGAGAACGACGGCAATGCCAGGGAGTTCGTCCTGCGACTGGACTCCCCGCTGACGGCAATCACAGCCATAGCTGTGGCCATATGCCTGCTGATCATAACCATATTCTCCATCATCTTTGCTGTTTTACAG CGCAATAGCAACCATGTATCCAGGAATTCAGTGCGATATAGGAAAATAGCGAACACGTCGTCGTGCAGGCGAAAGAACTTGTCCGCCAAGCCCGCCAGCGATGCAAGATTCATTTTTAACATTGGCGAGGACGACGATACAGATGGTGATAATTCCGATGACGAGTTGGACGGCAACGTGGGCACAGATATAAGCAACAGGATCGTCTACGACCGCAAGGGCAATGATCATGGACACGAATTTTACATTGAGAGTACAAATGATATTGATGCGATCGAGTTTCACTGCAATGGAGCCGGAGCCCAGAAAGCGGAGACCCAACCACAAAGGTGCAATGCGAACGgagataatgatgatgatagGCATCATCCGTCATCAAGCACAAGCCGTACAAACATCCGTAGCTGA